A stretch of Dermochelys coriacea isolate rDerCor1 chromosome 6, rDerCor1.pri.v4, whole genome shotgun sequence DNA encodes these proteins:
- the INSM2 gene encoding insulinoma-associated protein 2 — protein MPRGFLVKRSRRAGGSYRVRRQERDPRQPLQAPPAQEPPLAAEAGPALSPLPKAAREGREPVAPPPSPEPAPGVATCRPTPPEGPGGACSAAGLRKAFFERCLSSPASAQSLPPAERRLLPPRTPLPAPGGRLAPEPLCPALKRPPRAKAPAKKPKALRKLSFADEVTTSPVLGLRIKAEGPEGRAGPPAGGRTPLGEFICQLCKEQYADPLALAQHRCSRIVRVEYRCPECHKIFSCPANLASHRRWHKPRPAASADGPGAKKPPGAPCPSEGKENSSAPRPAAPEAPRQPPPPEQDQHPSAADSSCCRDLKPAGQSALGGAGGEGLGEAAPPGPIPGGNEVFVCPYCHKKFRRQAYLRKHLSTHEAPRPAAYSPLERGQITFPCHLCGAHFPSADIRDKHRLWHAVREELLLPMVQPESSAAEGEQQIFSCKHCPATFFSSPGLTRHINKCHPTENRQVFLLQMAVRPGC, from the coding sequence ATGCCCCGGGGCTTTCTGGTAAAGCGGAGCAGGAGGGCGGGCGGCTCCTACAGGGTGCGCCGCCAGGAGAGGGACCCCCGGCAGCCTCTGCAGGCGCCCCCCGCCCAGGAGCCCCCGCTGGCGGCGGAGGCCGGCCCAGCCTTGTCCCCGCTCCCCAAAGCCGCCCGGGAGGGAAGGGAGCCGGTCGCCCCGCCGCCGAGCCCGGAGCCGGCTCCTGGGGTAGCCACTTGCCGGCCAACTCCGCCCGAGGGCCCGGGGGGCGCCTGCAGCGCGGCGGGGCTGAGGAAGGCTTTCTTCGAGCGCTGCCTCAGCTCGCCCGCCTCCGCCCAGTCCTTGCCGCCCGCCGAGAGGCGCCTGCTGCCGCCCCGCACGCCCCTCCCCGCGCCGGGCGGCCGCCTGGCCCCGGAGCCGCTCTGCCCGGCGCTGAAGCGGCCGCCCCGGGCCAAGGCGCCGGCCAAGAAGCCCAAGGCCCTGCGGAAGCTCAGCTTCGCCGACGAGGTGACCACGTCGCCCGTGCTGGGGCTGCGGATCAAGGCGGAAGGGCCGGAGGGCAGGGCCGGGCCCCCCGCGGGCGGGCGCACGCCGCTGGGCGAGTTCATCTGCCAGCTGTGCAAGGAGCAGTACGCCGACCCCCTGGCGCTGGCCCAGCACCGCTGCTCGCGCATCGTGCGCGTCGAGTACCGCTGCCCCGAGTGCCACAAGATCTTCAGCTGCCCCGCCAACCTGGCCTCGCACCGCCGCTGGCAcaagccccgccccgccgccAGCGCCGACGGCCCGGGCGCCAAGAAGCCCCCGGGCGCCCCGTGCCCCTCCGAGGGGAAGGAGAACAGCAGCGCGCCGCGCCCCGCAGCCCCGGAGGCGCCGCGCCAGCCGCCGCCGCCCGAGCAGGATCAGCACCCCAGCGCCGCGGACAGCTCCTGCTGCCGAGACCTGAAGCCCGCCGGCCAGAGCGCCCTGGGCGGGGCGGGCggcgaggggctgggggaggcggcCCCTCCGGGCCCGATCCCCGGCGGCAACGAGGTCTTCGTCTGCCCCTACTGCCACAAGAAGTTCCGCCGCCAGGCTTACCTGCGCAAGCACCTCAGCACCCACGAGGCGCCCCGGCCGGCGGCCTACAGCCCCCTGGAGCGGGGCCAGATCACCTTCCCCTGCCACCTGTGCGGGGCTCACTTCCCTTCGGCGGACATCAGGGACAAGCACCGGCTGTGGCACGCCGTGcgagaggagctgctgctgcccatggtgCAGCCCGAGAGCAGTGCCGCGGAAGGGGAGCAGCAGATCTTCTCCTGCAAGCACTGCCCTGCTACCTTCTTCAGCTCGCCGGGGCTCACCAGGCACATCAACAAGTGCCACCCCACGGAGAACAGGCAGGTCTTTCTGCTCCAGATGGCGGTCAGACCTGGCTGCTAA